A window from Polyangium spumosum encodes these proteins:
- a CDS encoding phosphotransferase family protein, with translation MPLVPPKSARPPREAHRIDEASLARWLAANVEACRGGGAVTALQFQGGQSNPTYWVGFSGPEGELELVLRKKPPGELLPSAHAVEREYRVMRALAGSDVPVPETLALCEDPAVIGTPFFVMRHVPGRIFWDPQLPGTSGPDERRALYDDLVRALAALHRVDYVAAGLGDYGKVGGFIPRQVQRWSRQYEASRTGDVPAMEALMAFLGRNTPRHDETTLVHGDYRIDNVIFAADEPRALAIIDWELSTLGHPVSDLAYLCMGYHLALPGRGSLVGADFAALGIPDEQGMVEAYCKLTGRGAIDDWPYFMAFGIFRLAAIAQGVYKRSLQGNASSDSASAFGAAVFALADLGCNIAGVRPG, from the coding sequence ATGCCCCTCGTGCCGCCGAAGAGCGCCCGCCCTCCGCGTGAAGCCCACCGCATCGACGAAGCCTCGCTCGCGCGCTGGCTCGCGGCGAACGTCGAGGCTTGTCGGGGCGGCGGCGCCGTCACCGCGCTCCAGTTCCAGGGCGGCCAGTCGAACCCGACGTACTGGGTCGGCTTTTCGGGGCCGGAGGGCGAGCTCGAGCTCGTCCTGCGCAAGAAGCCGCCGGGCGAGCTCTTGCCTTCGGCGCACGCGGTCGAGCGTGAATACCGGGTCATGCGCGCGCTCGCCGGCTCCGACGTGCCCGTGCCCGAGACCCTCGCGCTCTGCGAGGATCCGGCCGTCATCGGCACGCCGTTTTTCGTGATGCGCCACGTCCCGGGCAGGATCTTCTGGGACCCCCAGCTCCCCGGCACGAGCGGCCCGGACGAACGCCGGGCCCTCTACGACGACCTCGTCCGCGCCCTCGCCGCGCTCCATCGCGTCGATTACGTGGCCGCGGGCCTCGGCGATTATGGCAAGGTCGGCGGCTTCATCCCGCGCCAGGTCCAGCGCTGGTCGCGCCAGTACGAGGCCTCCCGCACTGGCGACGTGCCCGCGATGGAGGCGCTCATGGCGTTCCTCGGCAGAAATACCCCCCGGCACGACGAGACCACGCTCGTGCACGGTGATTACCGCATCGACAACGTCATCTTCGCGGCGGACGAGCCGCGCGCCCTCGCGATCATCGACTGGGAGCTCTCCACGCTCGGGCACCCGGTGAGTGACCTCGCGTATCTCTGCATGGGGTATCACCTCGCTTTGCCTGGGCGTGGCAGCCTCGTCGGCGCGGATTTCGCGGCGCTCGGCATCCCGGACGAGCAGGGCATGGTCGAGGCGTATTGCAAGCTCACGGGCCGCGGCGCCATCGACGACTGGCCCTATTTCATGGCGTTCGGCATTTTCCGCCTGGCGGCGATCGCGCAGGGCGTCTACAAGCGCAGCTTGCAAGGCAACGCGAGCTCGGACAGCGCGAGCGCGTTCGGGGCCGCGGTCTTCGCGCTGGCGGATCTCGGATGCAACATCGCCGGGGTTCGCCCGGGCTGA
- a CDS encoding glutathione S-transferase family protein → MKLCGFRISNYHNKVRLVLLEKGIPHEEDPTCWPSQDPAFLARTPMGRAPFLETPHGVLCESQVICEYLEDAYPESPLYPRDPFARAKVRELIQVFELNVELVARRTYRAAFMGGSLSNEEKATIQADLAKGIRALQTLAKFDPFIAGAELTVADCAAAVHVPLISLATRRVFGADVFADVPQVATYVEMINQRPHFARVLAESREAFQKAMAGGSRS, encoded by the coding sequence ATGAAACTCTGCGGTTTTCGCATCAGCAACTACCACAACAAGGTCCGCCTCGTCCTCCTCGAAAAGGGCATCCCCCACGAGGAGGACCCGACCTGCTGGCCCTCCCAGGATCCCGCGTTTTTGGCGCGTACCCCCATGGGCCGCGCGCCCTTCCTCGAGACGCCGCACGGCGTGCTCTGCGAGTCGCAGGTGATCTGTGAATACCTCGAAGACGCGTATCCGGAGAGCCCGCTTTATCCGCGCGACCCGTTCGCCCGCGCCAAGGTCCGCGAGCTCATCCAGGTCTTCGAGCTCAACGTCGAGCTCGTCGCGCGGCGCACGTACCGCGCCGCGTTCATGGGCGGCTCCCTCTCGAACGAAGAGAAGGCCACGATCCAGGCCGATCTCGCCAAGGGCATCCGGGCCCTCCAGACGCTCGCGAAGTTCGATCCGTTCATCGCCGGCGCCGAGCTCACGGTCGCCGACTGCGCGGCTGCGGTGCACGTCCCGCTCATCTCGCTCGCCACCCGCCGCGTGTTCGGCGCGGACGTGTTCGCCGACGTGCCCCAGGTCGCGACGTACGTCGAGATGATCAACCAGCGCCCGCACTTCGCGCGTGTCCTCGCGGAGAGCCGCGAGGCGTTCCAGAAGGCGATGGCCGGCGGGAGCCGCAGCTAG
- a CDS encoding methyltransferase: MTTEWQRIRVAEDGTHHVVAGEPLYDARFDEVLAFHAPGLAPVRRDGEAFHVDVRGRPAYGRRFERTFGFYEGRAAVRGSDGWRHVLPDGTDLYPERYAWCGNYQQGRSAFRDMRGRYGHLDPDGRLISTTLWRYAGDFREGSAVVQADDGRSSHVRADGTLLHGRWFVDLDVFHKGFARARDGAGWMHVDRQGRAIYTRRFAAVEPFYNGQARVERHDGGLEVIDERGDPIVELRPARTSELAALSADLVGHWRTDTLAAAVSLGVFDVLPGAEGFVAERCRMPLDKTRRLLRALAELGVVTRRDDGTWASTPQGTFLRADHPLTLAGAALEYAGPLRQRWTSLETALRAEVFRPDDIFREVSSSPERCRAHHRMLESYARHDYEPLVDHLPIRAGDVVVDAGGGTGALASFIVAKHPSSRVVVLDLPGVPAAAIEPPPHLAFVETNLFDPWPVSADLIVLARVLHDWDDVHAIRLLIHARNALKPGGRIAIVEMVLDEDGHGGGLCDLHLLAVTGGRERTRRDFERILDAAGLRLVQERTTPSLPRVLVAVPA; encoded by the coding sequence ATGACGACGGAATGGCAACGAATTCGCGTGGCCGAGGACGGGACACATCACGTCGTCGCCGGTGAGCCCCTGTACGACGCGCGGTTCGACGAGGTCCTGGCGTTCCATGCGCCGGGGCTCGCGCCCGTGCGTCGTGATGGCGAGGCCTTTCACGTCGACGTGCGTGGGAGGCCGGCTTATGGCCGGCGCTTCGAGCGGACGTTCGGGTTTTACGAGGGGCGAGCCGCCGTGCGCGGGAGCGATGGGTGGCGCCACGTCTTGCCGGACGGGACCGACCTTTATCCCGAGCGATACGCGTGGTGCGGCAACTACCAGCAGGGTCGTTCCGCCTTCCGCGACATGCGCGGGCGCTACGGCCACCTCGATCCGGACGGCCGCCTCATTTCGACGACTCTGTGGCGTTACGCTGGCGATTTTCGGGAAGGGTCGGCCGTGGTCCAGGCCGACGATGGGCGCTCGTCGCATGTCCGTGCCGATGGCACCCTCCTGCATGGCCGCTGGTTCGTGGACCTCGACGTGTTCCACAAGGGGTTTGCCCGCGCGCGGGATGGGGCCGGGTGGATGCACGTGGATCGGCAGGGGCGCGCCATCTACACGCGCCGATTCGCGGCGGTGGAGCCCTTCTACAATGGCCAGGCGCGCGTCGAGCGGCACGACGGCGGGCTCGAGGTCATCGACGAGCGAGGAGATCCTATCGTGGAGCTGCGGCCCGCCCGCACGAGCGAGCTTGCAGCGCTGTCCGCGGACCTCGTCGGGCACTGGAGGACGGATACGCTCGCCGCTGCGGTGTCGCTCGGGGTGTTCGACGTCTTGCCCGGGGCGGAGGGGTTTGTCGCGGAGCGCTGCAGGATGCCCCTCGACAAGACCCGACGCCTGCTCCGGGCCCTCGCGGAGCTCGGCGTGGTCACGCGGCGAGACGACGGAACCTGGGCTTCCACGCCCCAAGGCACGTTTCTCCGTGCCGACCACCCGCTCACGCTCGCCGGCGCGGCGCTCGAATACGCCGGCCCGCTTCGCCAGCGCTGGACCTCCCTGGAGACGGCATTACGCGCCGAGGTGTTTCGGCCCGACGACATCTTCCGGGAGGTCTCGAGCTCACCGGAGCGGTGCCGCGCGCATCACCGCATGCTGGAGAGCTACGCCCGCCACGATTACGAGCCTCTCGTCGACCATCTGCCCATTCGAGCGGGGGACGTCGTCGTCGACGCAGGTGGAGGCACGGGCGCGCTCGCCTCCTTCATCGTTGCAAAGCACCCCTCGAGCCGGGTCGTCGTGCTCGATCTTCCCGGCGTCCCGGCCGCTGCCATCGAGCCGCCGCCTCACCTGGCGTTCGTCGAAACGAACCTCTTTGATCCGTGGCCGGTCTCGGCCGACCTCATCGTCCTCGCCCGGGTCCTCCACGACTGGGACGACGTCCACGCGATCCGCCTCCTCATTCACGCGAGGAATGCCTTGAAGCCGGGGGGCCGTATTGCCATCGTCGAGATGGTGCTCGACGAGGACGGGCACGGCGGCGGGCTCTGTGATCTCCACCTGCTCGCAGTCACGGGAGGGCGCGAGCGGACGCGCCGAGATTTCGAGCGAATCCTCGACGCCGCGGGGCTCCGGCTCGTGCAGGAGAGAACGACGCCGTCGCTCCCGCGTGTCCTCGTCGCCGTCCCCGCGTGA
- a CDS encoding glycosyltransferase, with protein MRIVQVIHGYPMRYNAGSEVYTQTLCHALAERHEVHVFTREEDSFAPDFALRRERDAADPRVDLHVVNVPRSRDRYRHVEVDQRFAELCDEIRPDVVHVGHLNHLSTSLLVVPATRQIPIVYTLHDYWLMCPRGQFMQMHPEDPRNLWAACDGQEDRKCAERCYARYFSGAPDERAEDVTYWTGWVSRRMRHVREMVELVDVFVAPSRYLHDRYRDHFGIPSRKLTYLDYGFDLGRLGGRHREDGEPFTFGYIGTHIPAKGIHHLIDAFGAVRGDARLRIWGRPRGQDTDALRELGRSLPGDAPDRIEWLPEYRNQDMVRDVFDRVDAIVVPSVWVENSPLVIHEALAAGVPVITADVGGMAEYVHHEVNGLLFTHRDPAALARQMQRFVDEPDLARRLGSRGYVQDSIGRVPDIDSHVRAVEGIYEQALGRRDTARLDPLAGPWRITFDTNPDTCNLQCVMCEEHSPHSQQQEKRRLLRKPRRVMPIELLRKVVEEAAGRGLREIIPSTMGEPLLYEHFEDIIDLCRTYGVKMNLTTNGTFPRLGARAWAERIVPVTSDVKISWNGATKATQERVMIGARWEKMLGDVRTFIEVRDTHAQTNPTDRCRVTFQLTFLETNVDELADIVRLAIELGVDRVKGHHLWAHFPEIEGLSMRRSPEAIRRWNAAVLEARAVASAKTLPSGKHLLLENIFLLSESAPEDLAPGGPCPFLGQEAWVSAEGRFDPCCAPDAQRRTLGEFGSLDHRGLMEIWNGAAYRRLVATYRTRGLCLGCNMRKPVGAPR; from the coding sequence ATGAGGATCGTGCAGGTCATTCACGGTTATCCGATGCGGTACAACGCCGGCTCGGAGGTCTACACGCAGACCCTCTGTCACGCGCTCGCCGAGCGCCACGAGGTGCACGTCTTCACGCGCGAAGAGGACTCGTTCGCGCCCGATTTCGCGCTCAGGCGCGAGCGAGACGCCGCCGATCCGCGCGTCGACCTGCACGTCGTCAACGTGCCGCGGAGCCGCGATCGTTACAGGCACGTCGAGGTGGATCAGCGGTTCGCCGAGCTGTGCGACGAAATCCGCCCCGACGTGGTCCACGTCGGCCACCTCAATCACCTCTCGACCTCGCTCCTCGTCGTGCCGGCCACGCGGCAGATCCCCATCGTGTACACGCTGCACGACTACTGGCTCATGTGCCCGCGTGGCCAGTTCATGCAAATGCACCCCGAGGATCCACGAAACCTCTGGGCCGCCTGCGACGGGCAGGAGGACCGGAAATGCGCCGAGCGCTGCTACGCGCGGTACTTCTCCGGCGCGCCGGACGAGCGCGCCGAGGACGTCACCTACTGGACGGGCTGGGTGTCGCGGCGCATGCGTCACGTGCGTGAAATGGTCGAGCTCGTGGACGTCTTCGTCGCGCCCTCGCGGTACCTCCATGATCGATATCGTGATCACTTCGGGATCCCCTCGCGAAAGCTCACGTACCTCGATTACGGGTTCGACCTCGGGCGGCTCGGCGGACGTCATCGAGAAGATGGCGAGCCGTTCACCTTCGGGTACATCGGGACCCACATCCCGGCGAAGGGGATCCACCATTTGATTGACGCATTCGGCGCCGTTCGTGGTGATGCGCGCCTCCGGATCTGGGGGCGACCTCGGGGGCAGGACACGGACGCGCTGCGGGAGCTCGGCAGGAGCCTGCCCGGCGACGCGCCGGACCGCATCGAATGGCTCCCCGAATATCGCAACCAGGACATGGTGCGCGACGTCTTCGATCGTGTCGACGCCATCGTCGTGCCGAGCGTGTGGGTGGAGAATTCGCCGCTCGTCATCCACGAGGCGCTCGCGGCGGGTGTCCCGGTGATCACGGCGGACGTCGGAGGAATGGCCGAGTACGTCCATCACGAGGTCAATGGCCTCCTGTTCACGCATCGGGACCCTGCGGCGCTCGCGAGGCAGATGCAGCGCTTCGTGGACGAGCCCGACCTCGCGCGGCGCCTCGGCAGCCGGGGGTACGTGCAAGATTCGATAGGCCGCGTCCCGGACATCGACTCCCACGTCCGCGCTGTCGAGGGCATTTACGAGCAGGCCCTCGGGCGCAGGGACACGGCCCGGCTCGATCCGCTCGCGGGCCCGTGGCGCATCACCTTCGACACGAACCCGGATACCTGCAACCTGCAATGCGTGATGTGCGAGGAGCACTCGCCGCACAGCCAGCAGCAGGAGAAACGGCGGCTCCTCCGCAAGCCCCGCCGGGTCATGCCGATCGAGCTCCTGCGCAAGGTCGTCGAAGAGGCCGCGGGGCGAGGCTTGCGCGAGATCATCCCCTCGACGATGGGAGAGCCGCTCCTTTACGAGCATTTCGAGGACATCATCGACTTGTGCCGGACGTACGGCGTGAAGATGAACCTCACCACGAACGGTACGTTCCCGCGCCTCGGCGCCCGCGCCTGGGCGGAGCGGATCGTGCCCGTGACGTCGGACGTCAAGATCTCGTGGAACGGCGCCACCAAGGCCACGCAGGAGCGCGTCATGATCGGCGCTCGCTGGGAGAAGATGCTCGGCGACGTGCGCACGTTCATCGAGGTGCGGGATACACACGCCCAGACGAACCCGACCGATCGGTGCCGCGTCACGTTCCAGCTCACGTTCCTGGAGACGAACGTCGACGAGCTCGCCGATATCGTGCGGCTCGCGATCGAGCTCGGCGTGGATCGCGTGAAGGGTCACCACCTCTGGGCGCATTTTCCGGAGATCGAGGGACTCTCGATGCGGCGGAGCCCCGAGGCGATCCGACGCTGGAATGCCGCCGTGCTCGAGGCGCGCGCCGTGGCGTCCGCAAAGACGTTGCCGAGCGGCAAGCACCTCCTGCTCGAGAACATTTTCCTCCTCTCCGAATCTGCGCCCGAGGACCTCGCGCCCGGTGGGCCCTGTCCCTTCCTGGGGCAGGAGGCGTGGGTGAGCGCGGAGGGCCGGTTCGACCCATGCTGCGCCCCGGACGCGCAGCGGCGTACGCTCGGCGAGTTCGGGTCGCTCGACCACCGAGGGTTGATGGAGATCTGGAATGGAGCCGCGTACCGGCGCCTCGTCGCGACCTATCGTACGCGGGGCCTTTGCCTCGGCTGCAACATGCGCAAGCCCGTGGGAGCGCCTCGATGA
- a CDS encoding NAD-dependent epimerase/dehydratase family protein, producing MTVRILITGSEGLVGRALSRLLARKGHDIVPLDLRAPEGRGRGDVRNRADLKAALRDCAGVVHLAAVSRVIHAEHNPDLCWSTNVVGTQLLLDVARDCPRKPWVLFASSREVYGEPTALPVREDAPLAPVNVYGRSKVEGEERTLGARKDGLSTAVVRLSNVYGGTNDHADRVVPAFVSSALSGRPLRVDGPDHTFDFTHIDDTTLGLAAMIELLSRGAELPPIHLLTGIPTTLMELARLCVEQAGTSASIVEAPPRTYDVQRFVGDPGRAAALLGWAPHIGIREGIERMMNDVRQGSEP from the coding sequence ATGACCGTTCGAATCCTCATCACGGGATCGGAAGGGCTCGTCGGCCGGGCGCTTTCGCGTCTCCTCGCGCGAAAGGGCCACGATATCGTCCCCCTCGATCTACGCGCGCCCGAGGGGCGCGGCCGCGGTGACGTGCGAAATCGCGCCGATTTGAAGGCCGCCCTGCGCGACTGCGCCGGCGTCGTCCACCTCGCCGCCGTCTCCCGCGTCATCCACGCGGAACACAACCCCGATCTCTGCTGGTCCACGAACGTCGTCGGGACGCAGCTCCTCCTCGACGTCGCCCGTGATTGTCCGCGCAAACCCTGGGTGCTCTTTGCGAGCAGCCGCGAAGTCTACGGCGAACCTACGGCGCTGCCCGTGCGCGAAGACGCGCCCCTCGCGCCCGTCAACGTGTATGGTCGATCCAAGGTGGAAGGCGAAGAGAGGACCCTCGGCGCCCGAAAGGACGGGCTCTCGACCGCGGTCGTACGTCTGTCCAACGTGTATGGCGGGACGAACGATCACGCCGATCGGGTCGTGCCCGCTTTCGTGTCCAGCGCGCTGTCGGGACGGCCGCTGCGCGTGGACGGCCCCGACCATACCTTCGACTTCACCCACATCGACGACACCACGCTCGGCCTCGCGGCGATGATCGAGCTCCTCTCGCGGGGCGCCGAGCTGCCGCCCATCCATCTGCTCACCGGCATCCCGACGACGCTCATGGAACTCGCGCGGCTTTGCGTCGAGCAGGCCGGGACATCCGCGTCCATCGTCGAGGCCCCGCCGCGGACGTATGACGTGCAGAGGTTCGTCGGGGACCCCGGACGGGCAGCGGCGCTCCTCGGCTGGGCGCCGCACATCGGGATCCGCGAGGGGATCGAGCGAATGATGAACGACGTTCGACAGGGGAGCGAGCCATGA
- a CDS encoding carbohydrate kinase family protein: MVFLILGDANADLSGTLTRFPHEGDDAPMTSLAFSSGGSGANVATALAKLGARARLVTAVGRDPGADVALEAARRAGVDLSFVQTHPTLPTGHCFVAISPGGERTFMSFRGANAALSCSDGSAVWKDVKHLHVAGHALLEGAQRDATLEMMEEASRRAIPISLDICLPLVRAWPAEVFALAPRILVLFGNKRELGALAPPGREACEAAIAALALAGAPLVVGKLGAEGAVVAEGSGRTFLPACPAEVRDTTGAGDGFVAAFIYAIRRGASPAHAAMLGNAAGALVVSRPGAAASLPGREELAQALSAQGASELAFQLFMKDTPHLGRET, encoded by the coding sequence ATGGTATTCCTCATCCTCGGCGACGCCAACGCCGACCTCAGCGGCACGCTCACGCGTTTCCCGCACGAGGGTGACGACGCGCCGATGACCTCCCTCGCCTTTTCGAGCGGCGGCTCGGGCGCGAACGTGGCTACGGCGCTCGCCAAGCTCGGCGCGCGCGCTCGGCTCGTCACCGCCGTCGGTCGAGATCCCGGGGCCGACGTCGCGCTCGAGGCCGCACGGCGAGCCGGCGTGGACCTCTCGTTCGTCCAGACGCACCCCACGCTCCCCACCGGGCACTGCTTCGTGGCCATTTCTCCCGGCGGCGAACGGACGTTCATGAGCTTTCGTGGCGCTAATGCCGCGCTCTCGTGCTCCGACGGTTCGGCCGTGTGGAAGGACGTGAAGCACCTGCACGTGGCCGGGCATGCGCTCCTCGAAGGTGCGCAGCGAGACGCGACGCTCGAGATGATGGAAGAGGCCAGCCGCCGCGCGATCCCCATTTCGCTCGATATTTGCCTGCCGCTCGTCCGCGCCTGGCCCGCGGAGGTCTTCGCGCTCGCCCCGCGGATTTTGGTGCTCTTCGGCAACAAACGCGAGCTCGGCGCGCTCGCTCCGCCGGGGCGCGAGGCCTGCGAGGCCGCCATCGCGGCGCTCGCCCTCGCCGGAGCGCCGCTCGTCGTGGGCAAGCTCGGCGCCGAGGGCGCCGTGGTGGCGGAAGGGTCCGGACGAACGTTTTTGCCTGCATGTCCCGCCGAGGTGCGGGATACGACGGGCGCCGGCGACGGGTTTGTTGCGGCATTTATCTATGCAATTCGCCGCGGCGCCTCGCCCGCCCATGCAGCCATGCTGGGCAACGCCGCGGGCGCGCTCGTCGTGAGCCGGCCCGGCGCGGCGGCCTCGCTGCCGGGGCGGGAGGAGCTCGCGCAGGCGCTCTCCGCGCAGGGCGCGTCCGAGCTCGCTTTTCAATTGTTCATGAAGGACACACCACACCTCGGGAGAGAGACATGA
- a CDS encoding BtpA/SgcQ family protein, translated as MTPPWKARLDALKLQDLGDLFGTKKPVLGMVHCWPLPGAPGYSGYGMDVILENAIRDARALAEGGVDGLIVENMWDIPFRAGSHVAPESIAAHAVVARAVGQTVPLPLGINLVHNGGVALLGIAIAAGAKFVRVCMLAGAGVWESGTIDEGCAAELLRRRKDLGAEHIKLFADVDKKHSVRFPGIDLATHIEWTRFSGADALIVSGKMTGDAPDLAKVREAKALAGDSPVLIGSGATEENVTAFLGAADGVIVGSSIKEGGRIEEPVDVERVRRFVRAARAAG; from the coding sequence ATGACGCCTCCGTGGAAAGCGCGCCTCGACGCGCTCAAGCTCCAGGATCTCGGGGACCTCTTCGGCACGAAGAAGCCCGTCCTCGGGATGGTGCATTGCTGGCCGCTGCCCGGCGCGCCGGGATATTCGGGCTACGGGATGGACGTGATCCTCGAGAACGCGATCCGCGACGCCCGCGCGCTCGCGGAGGGCGGCGTGGACGGGCTCATCGTCGAGAACATGTGGGACATCCCTTTCCGCGCAGGGAGCCACGTCGCCCCCGAGAGCATCGCGGCGCACGCGGTCGTGGCGCGGGCCGTCGGGCAAACCGTGCCCTTGCCGCTCGGCATCAACCTGGTGCACAACGGCGGCGTCGCGCTGCTCGGCATCGCGATCGCCGCAGGCGCGAAGTTTGTCCGGGTATGCATGCTCGCGGGCGCGGGCGTCTGGGAGTCGGGCACGATCGACGAGGGGTGCGCGGCGGAGCTCTTGCGACGACGAAAGGATCTCGGCGCCGAGCACATCAAGCTCTTCGCCGACGTCGACAAGAAACATTCGGTGCGTTTCCCGGGGATCGATCTCGCGACGCACATCGAATGGACGCGCTTCTCGGGGGCCGACGCGCTCATCGTGTCGGGGAAAATGACGGGGGACGCGCCGGATCTCGCGAAGGTGCGGGAGGCCAAGGCGCTCGCCGGCGATTCGCCCGTGCTCATCGGCAGCGGCGCGACCGAGGAGAACGTCACCGCATTCCTCGGCGCGGCCGACGGGGTGATCGTGGGGTCGAGCATCAAAGAGGGCGGGCGCATCGAGGAGCCCGTCGACGTCGAGCGGGTGCGGAGGTTCGTCCGGGCCGCGCGGGCGGCGGGCTGA
- a CDS encoding sensory rhodopsin transducer, producing MSKPAGCKRWSVAEGHVAKRADGAEPDGANDVLWLLNASTHEAHVEIMVYFEHRAPAGPYRLTLLPERSRRVRWQDLEGPEPLPIGTDFASVIESDVPIVVQYTRVGAGGGGAMTTIAHSERCGM from the coding sequence ATGAGCAAGCCGGCAGGGTGCAAGCGGTGGTCGGTCGCGGAGGGGCATGTCGCGAAGCGGGCGGACGGCGCGGAGCCCGACGGCGCGAACGACGTGCTCTGGCTGCTCAATGCCTCCACGCACGAGGCGCACGTGGAGATCATGGTGTACTTCGAGCATCGCGCGCCAGCCGGGCCCTACCGCCTGACGCTCCTGCCCGAACGGAGCCGGCGCGTCCGCTGGCAGGACCTCGAGGGCCCGGAGCCCTTGCCGATCGGAACGGACTTCGCGAGCGTGATCGAGTCGGACGTGCCGATCGTCGTGCAATACACGCGCGTCGGCGCGGGCGGCGGGGGCGCGATGACGACGATCGCGCACTCCGAGCGCTGCGGCATGTGA